Proteins encoded by one window of Serratia nevei:
- a CDS encoding YciN family protein, with protein MRTNTAPIGREALLAEANNIIRQHEDYLHGMIATDVEQKSGVLVFRGEYFLDADGLPTAKTTAVFNMFKHLAHLLSEKYHLVD; from the coding sequence ATGCGCACAAATACTGCCCCTATCGGCCGCGAGGCCCTGCTGGCGGAAGCAAATAACATCATCCGCCAACACGAAGATTATCTGCACGGCATGATCGCCACCGACGTTGAACAAAAAAGCGGCGTTTTAGTTTTCCGCGGCGAATACTTTTTGGATGCCGATGGATTGCCCACCGCCAAAACCACCGCGGTATTTAATATGTTTAAACACTTGGCCCATCTGCTTTCGGAAAAATACCACCTGGTCGATTGA
- the sohB gene encoding protease SohB, whose product MEFISVYGLFLAKVATVVLAIAALAILAVSLGQRKNRQKGELQLTDLGEQYREMQRDMRLARMDTAEQKVWLKQFKKQTKADDKLKKQRAKSGAVEVTKPCLYVLDFKGSMDAHEVTSLREEISAVLAVASAQDEVLLRLESPGGVVHGYGLAASQLERLRKGGIRLTVAVDKVAASGGYMMACVADRIVAAPFAIIGSIGVVAQIPNFHRLLKKNDIDVELHTAGQFKRTLTLFGENTEQGREKFREDLNETHELFKRFVHEQRPSLDIDSVATGEHWFGSQAKEKGLIDAIGTSDDLLIAELDNHEVIAVRYTRRKRLMDRLTGSAVESVDRLLLRWWQRGEKPLL is encoded by the coding sequence GTGGAGTTTATATCTGTTTATGGCCTGTTTCTGGCCAAGGTCGCCACGGTGGTGCTCGCCATCGCCGCGTTGGCCATCCTGGCGGTCAGTTTGGGGCAACGCAAGAACCGCCAGAAAGGGGAGCTGCAGCTGACCGATCTCGGTGAACAGTATCGCGAGATGCAGCGTGATATGCGCCTGGCGCGTATGGATACCGCCGAGCAGAAGGTCTGGCTGAAACAGTTCAAGAAGCAGACCAAGGCCGACGACAAGCTGAAGAAGCAGCGCGCCAAGTCCGGCGCGGTGGAAGTGACTAAGCCGTGCCTGTATGTGCTGGACTTCAAGGGCAGCATGGACGCGCACGAGGTGACCTCGCTGCGCGAAGAGATCTCGGCGGTGCTGGCGGTAGCGTCGGCGCAGGATGAAGTTCTGTTGCGCCTGGAAAGCCCGGGCGGGGTGGTGCACGGCTACGGCCTGGCGGCCTCGCAGCTGGAGCGCCTGCGCAAAGGCGGCATTCGCCTGACGGTAGCGGTGGATAAAGTGGCGGCCAGCGGCGGCTACATGATGGCCTGCGTCGCGGATCGCATCGTGGCGGCGCCGTTCGCCATCATCGGCTCCATCGGCGTGGTGGCGCAGATCCCGAACTTCCACCGCCTGCTGAAGAAGAACGACATCGACGTGGAGCTGCACACTGCCGGGCAATTCAAACGCACGCTGACGCTGTTTGGCGAAAACACCGAGCAGGGGCGCGAGAAGTTCCGCGAAGATCTGAACGAAACCCACGAGCTGTTCAAGCGCTTCGTGCATGAGCAGCGCCCGTCGCTGGACATCGACAGCGTCGCCACCGGTGAGCACTGGTTCGGTTCACAGGCGAAAGAGAAGGGGCTGATCGACGCCATCGGCACCAGCGATGACTTGCTGATCGCCGAGCTGGACAACCACGAAGTGATCGCCGTGCGCTATACGCGCCGCAAACGCCTGATGGATCGCTTAACCGGCAGCGCGGTGGAAAGCGTCGATCGCTTGCTGTTGCGCTGGTGGCAGCGTGGTGAAAAGCCGCTGCTGTAA
- a CDS encoding YciK family oxidoreductase, with translation MHYQPKQDLLEQRIILVTGAGDGIGREAALTYARFGAQLVLLGRTESKLLAVQQEIAAQGGAPALVVTLDLLHATPEQCWQIADDLASQIPRLDGVLHNAGLLGDIAPMADLSMTMWQEVMQVNVNATFMLTQALLPLLLKSHAGSLVFTSSSVGRTGRADWGAYAVSKFATEGMMQVLADEYKNRNLRVNCINPGGTRTKMRASAFPHEDKNKLKTPADIMPLYLYLMGEDSRRKTGMSFDAQPNRKPGAAE, from the coding sequence GTGCATTACCAACCCAAACAAGATCTGCTCGAACAACGTATCATTTTGGTCACCGGCGCTGGCGACGGCATCGGCCGTGAAGCGGCGCTGACCTACGCGCGCTTCGGCGCTCAGTTGGTGCTGCTGGGGCGCACCGAGAGCAAGCTGCTGGCGGTACAACAAGAGATAGCGGCCCAGGGCGGCGCCCCGGCCTTAGTGGTGACACTGGACTTGCTGCACGCCACTCCGGAGCAATGCTGGCAGATAGCCGACGATCTGGCGAGCCAGATCCCCCGCCTTGACGGCGTTCTGCACAACGCCGGCCTGCTCGGCGACATCGCGCCGATGGCCGACCTGTCGATGACCATGTGGCAAGAGGTGATGCAGGTTAACGTCAACGCCACCTTTATGCTGACTCAGGCGCTGCTGCCGCTGCTGCTGAAATCCCACGCCGGTTCGCTGGTGTTCACCAGTTCCAGCGTCGGGCGCACCGGCCGCGCAGACTGGGGTGCCTATGCGGTGTCGAAGTTCGCCACCGAGGGCATGATGCAGGTGTTGGCCGACGAGTATAAAAACCGCAATTTGCGGGTGAACTGCATCAATCCGGGCGGCACCCGCACCAAAATGCGCGCATCTGCCTTCCCGCACGAAGACAAGAACAAGCTGAAAACCCCGGCCGATATCATGCCGCTGTATCTGTATCTGATGGGCGAAGACAGCCGCCGCAAAACCGGCATGAGCTTCGACGCGCAGCCGAACCGTAAACCCGGCGCGGCCGAATAA
- the cobO gene encoding cob(I)yrinic acid a,c-diamide adenosyltransferase, with amino-acid sequence MAEDRHQQRQQRLKEQVDARIAAAQDTRGLLLVFTGNGKGKTTAAFGTVTRAVGHGMRAGVIQFIKGEWPNGEKNLLQQHGVEFQVMATGFTWETQNKAGDTAACQAVWQHGKRMLADSSLDLVLLDEVTYMLTYGYLELEELKAALLERPAHQTVILTGRGCHRDLLELADTVTEMRPVKHAFDAGVKAQQGIDW; translated from the coding sequence ATGGCGGAAGATCGTCATCAACAGCGCCAGCAGCGCCTGAAAGAACAGGTCGATGCCCGCATCGCCGCCGCGCAGGACACGCGCGGCCTGCTGCTGGTGTTTACCGGCAACGGCAAGGGTAAAACCACGGCCGCCTTCGGCACCGTCACCCGGGCGGTTGGCCACGGCATGCGCGCCGGGGTGATCCAGTTCATCAAGGGCGAGTGGCCCAATGGCGAAAAAAACCTGCTGCAGCAACACGGCGTTGAATTCCAGGTGATGGCCACCGGTTTTACCTGGGAGACGCAGAATAAAGCCGGTGATACCGCCGCCTGTCAGGCGGTGTGGCAGCACGGCAAACGCATGCTGGCCGACAGCAGCCTGGATCTGGTGCTGCTGGACGAAGTAACCTACATGCTGACCTATGGCTATCTGGAACTGGAAGAGCTGAAGGCAGCGTTGCTGGAGCGCCCTGCGCACCAAACGGTGATCTTGACCGGGCGCGGTTGCCATCGCGATCTGCTGGAACTGGCGGATACGGTCACGGAGATGCGGCCGGTGAAACACGCGTTCGATGCAGGCGTGAAGGCGCAACAGGGGATCGATTGGTAA
- the rluB gene encoding 23S rRNA pseudouridine(2605) synthase RluB, whose amino-acid sequence MSEKLQKVLARAGHGSRREIETMIEAGRVSVDGKVAKLGDRVEVTPAMKIRLDGHVLSIKESEEVVCRVLAYYKPEGELCTRSDPEGRPTVFDRLPKLRGSRWVAVGRLDVNTSGLLLFTTDGELANRLMHPSREVEREYAVRVFGQVDDAKVKQLSKGVQLEDGPAAFRTISFQGGEGLNQWYNVTLTEGRNREVRRLWEAVGVQVSRLIRVRYGDIDLPKGLPRGGWAELDLPAINYLRELVELKPETVSKMPVERERRRVKANQIRRAVKRHSQVAGSGRRSAPGSKPGKPGKPSKRS is encoded by the coding sequence ATGAGCGAAAAGTTACAGAAAGTTTTAGCGCGCGCCGGGCATGGCTCGCGTCGTGAAATCGAAACCATGATTGAAGCCGGGCGCGTCAGCGTCGACGGCAAGGTCGCCAAGCTGGGCGATCGCGTTGAAGTGACGCCGGCGATGAAAATTCGTCTGGACGGTCATGTCCTGTCGATCAAAGAATCCGAAGAGGTGGTTTGCCGGGTGCTGGCTTACTACAAACCGGAAGGCGAGCTGTGTACCCGCAGCGATCCTGAAGGCCGCCCGACGGTGTTCGATCGCTTGCCGAAGCTACGCGGTTCGCGCTGGGTGGCGGTAGGGCGACTGGACGTCAACACCTCCGGTCTGCTGCTGTTCACCACCGATGGCGAACTGGCCAACCGTCTGATGCACCCGAGCCGTGAAGTGGAGCGCGAGTACGCGGTACGCGTGTTCGGCCAGGTTGACGATGCGAAAGTGAAGCAGCTGAGCAAGGGTGTGCAGCTGGAAGACGGCCCGGCCGCCTTCCGCACCATCAGCTTCCAGGGCGGAGAAGGCCTCAACCAGTGGTACAACGTGACCCTGACCGAAGGCCGTAACCGTGAAGTGCGTCGCCTGTGGGAAGCGGTGGGTGTGCAGGTGAGCCGCCTGATCCGCGTGCGCTACGGCGACATCGATCTGCCGAAAGGCCTGCCGCGCGGCGGCTGGGCCGAGCTGGATCTGCCGGCGATCAACTACCTGCGCGAGCTGGTGGAATTGAAGCCGGAAACGGTCAGCAAAATGCCGGTGGAGCGTGAACGCCGCCGCGTGAAGGCCAACCAGATCCGCCGCGCGGTCAAGCGCCACTCTCAGGTGGCCGGCAGCGGCCGCCGCAGTGCGCCAGGCAGCAAGCCGGGTAAACCGGGCAAGCCAAGCAAACGCAGCTAA
- a CDS encoding DinB family protein produces the protein MSLKKHLEQLFNYKQWADAEAFAAIRKVDADAWPKQRHLMLRLMNHIYVVDQIFIANLQGQRHGYTALNTQETPTLEALEEAMLASDRRYLAYIASLSEAQLDERIHFTFVDGGPGDMLRREMLAHVEHHGCYHRGAVGWLITESAVKAPQDVLTVFVRDGGVA, from the coding sequence ATGTCATTGAAAAAGCACTTGGAGCAACTGTTCAATTATAAGCAATGGGCGGATGCGGAGGCCTTCGCCGCCATTCGAAAAGTGGACGCCGATGCTTGGCCTAAGCAGCGTCATTTGATGCTTCGCTTGATGAATCATATCTATGTCGTCGATCAGATTTTTATCGCCAATTTGCAAGGACAACGCCATGGCTATACGGCGTTGAACACCCAAGAAACCCCAACGTTGGAAGCGCTGGAAGAGGCGATGTTGGCCAGCGATCGTCGCTACCTCGCGTATATCGCTTCGCTGAGCGAAGCGCAACTGGATGAGCGCATTCATTTTACCTTCGTCGACGGCGGCCCTGGGGATATGCTGCGACGGGAAATGTTGGCGCACGTTGAACACCATGGCTGCTACCACCGTGGTGCGGTGGGATGGCTGATTACTGAAAGTGCTGTCAAAGCGCCACAGGATGTTTTGACCGTGTTTGTACGCGATGGGGGTGTAGCTTAA
- a CDS encoding alpha/beta fold hydrolase translates to MTAFHSANMMLDYQDIGSGPLTLVLLPGWCEPKTVFEPFIALAAERYRVISIDWRGHGLSSKAAGMSLAADDLLEDVRQLLTALRLDNVSTLSVAHASWLAVALAEALPQRVRGMVFLDWIMTQPEPAFFTAVSRMQQPQQWLAARDALFDFWQGGIRHDRVKRHLEVEMAQEDYRLWRAAGVAIEQAYRQFGSPLQRLAGMSAPPPCRHIYSLDRRDDYLRQQQAFAAEQPFFSVVRLGEARTHLGILERPDAVLWAVEDFLSIALK, encoded by the coding sequence ATGACCGCATTTCACAGCGCCAACATGATGCTCGACTATCAGGATATCGGCTCAGGGCCGCTCACACTGGTGTTGCTGCCCGGCTGGTGCGAACCGAAAACCGTATTCGAACCGTTTATCGCCTTGGCGGCCGAGCGCTATCGGGTGATCAGCATCGATTGGCGCGGCCACGGCCTGTCGTCAAAAGCGGCGGGGATGTCGCTGGCGGCGGACGATTTGCTGGAAGATGTGCGTCAGCTGCTGACGGCGCTGCGTTTGGACAACGTGAGCACCCTGTCGGTGGCGCACGCCAGCTGGCTGGCGGTGGCGCTGGCCGAAGCATTGCCGCAGCGGGTACGGGGCATGGTGTTTCTCGACTGGATCATGACGCAGCCGGAGCCGGCGTTCTTTACGGCGGTGAGCCGTATGCAGCAGCCGCAGCAGTGGCTGGCGGCGCGCGACGCCTTGTTCGACTTCTGGCAGGGCGGCATCCGCCACGATCGGGTCAAACGCCATCTGGAGGTCGAGATGGCGCAGGAAGATTACCGGCTCTGGCGTGCCGCCGGTGTGGCCATCGAACAGGCCTACCGGCAATTCGGCTCGCCGCTGCAACGCCTGGCGGGAATGAGCGCGCCGCCGCCGTGCCGGCATATTTACTCGTTGGATCGCCGCGACGACTATCTGCGGCAGCAGCAGGCATTTGCCGCCGAGCAGCCGTTTTTCTCCGTGGTACGGTTAGGGGAGGCTCGTACTCACCTCGGCATTCTGGAACGGCCCGACGCGGTGCTGTGGGCGGTGGAGGATTTTTTGTCCATCGCCCTAAAATAA
- a CDS encoding Rap1a/Tai family immunity protein translates to MIKQVSFLAALLFSSMANAGFYSGSGLLAESGGYVKNKSGEATVAEALNGGMFMGYVAGVFDTYSMQGNRNICPEAGMSIGVAADAVMQYLNEHPEQLHYSAPSVIMLALSAAYPCVRH, encoded by the coding sequence ATGATTAAACAGGTTTCTTTTTTAGCGGCCTTATTATTTTCCTCAATGGCAAATGCGGGGTTTTATTCGGGCAGCGGTTTGCTGGCGGAATCCGGCGGTTACGTAAAAAATAAAAGCGGTGAAGCCACCGTGGCCGAAGCGCTGAATGGCGGCATGTTCATGGGATACGTCGCCGGCGTATTCGATACCTACTCCATGCAGGGCAATCGCAATATTTGCCCCGAAGCCGGGATGAGCATCGGCGTAGCCGCCGACGCGGTGATGCAATATTTGAACGAGCATCCTGAGCAGCTGCATTATTCCGCACCGTCGGTGATCATGCTGGCGTTAAGCGCCGCCTATCCCTGCGTCCGCCATTAA
- a CDS encoding L-threonylcarbamoyladenylate synthase, whose protein sequence is MSQLFYIHPDNPQPRLINQAVDVLRKGGVIVYPTDSGYALGCMLEEKAAMERICRIRQLDGNHNFTLMCRDLSELSTYAHVDNTAFRLIKNNTPGNYTFILKATKEVPRRLMNDKRKTIGLRVPSNPIALALLEALNEPMMSTTLMLPGNDFAESDPEEISDHLGKVVDLVIHGGFLGQQPTTVIDLTESSPEVVREGAGDAAPFR, encoded by the coding sequence ATGAGTCAGCTTTTTTATATTCACCCGGACAACCCGCAGCCGCGTTTGATTAACCAGGCGGTTGACGTGCTGCGCAAGGGCGGGGTGATCGTTTATCCCACCGATTCCGGCTATGCGCTGGGTTGCATGCTGGAAGAGAAGGCGGCGATGGAGCGCATTTGCCGCATCCGTCAGTTGGACGGCAACCACAACTTTACCCTGATGTGCCGCGATCTTTCCGAGCTGTCGACCTATGCGCACGTCGATAATACGGCGTTCCGCCTGATCAAAAACAATACGCCGGGCAACTACACCTTTATTCTGAAAGCGACCAAAGAAGTGCCGCGCCGTCTGATGAATGACAAGCGCAAAACCATCGGCCTGCGCGTGCCGTCGAACCCGATCGCATTGGCGCTGCTGGAGGCGTTGAACGAGCCGATGATGTCCACCACGCTGATGCTGCCGGGCAATGACTTTGCCGAGTCCGATCCGGAAGAGATCAGCGATCATCTAGGCAAGGTGGTCGATCTGGTGATCCACGGCGGCTTCCTCGGCCAACAGCCGACGACGGTTATCGATCTGACCGAATCCTCACCGGAAGTGGTGCGTGAAGGGGCGGGTGACGCGGCGCCTTTCCGTTGA
- the rnm gene encoding RNase RNM → MTDSNPQSTALTLYDLHSHTTASDGYLTPTQLVQRAVEMRVGVLAITDHDTTAGLAEAAAAIAEQALPLRLVNGVEISTLWENHEIHIVGLGMDVAHPALVALLAEQTERRNRRAQEIGVRLGKARIPDAYAGAQRLAGAGAVTRGHFARYLVEIGVADNMAQVFKKYLAKGKTGYVPPQWCTIEQAIDAIHQSGGQAVMAHPGRYDLTAKWLKRLLAYFAEHGGDAMEVAQCQQAPHERSQLAKYAQDYRLLASQGSDFHQPCSWIELGRKLWLPGGVEPVWRDWPQPGEAV, encoded by the coding sequence TTGACAGACAGTAACCCCCAATCGACCGCTTTGACTCTGTACGACCTCCACAGCCACACGACCGCCTCCGACGGCTACCTGACGCCGACGCAGCTGGTGCAGCGGGCGGTCGAGATGCGCGTGGGCGTGCTGGCGATCACCGATCACGATACCACCGCCGGGTTGGCCGAGGCCGCCGCCGCCATTGCGGAGCAGGCGTTGCCGCTGCGGTTGGTCAACGGGGTGGAAATCTCGACGCTGTGGGAAAATCATGAGATCCATATCGTTGGATTGGGCATGGACGTCGCGCACCCGGCGCTGGTGGCGCTATTGGCGGAACAAACCGAACGCCGCAATCGCCGTGCGCAGGAGATCGGCGTGCGTCTGGGCAAGGCGCGCATTCCCGACGCCTATGCCGGCGCCCAGCGGTTGGCGGGGGCCGGTGCGGTGACCCGCGGCCATTTCGCCCGTTACCTGGTGGAGATAGGCGTGGCGGACAACATGGCGCAGGTGTTCAAGAAATACCTGGCCAAGGGCAAAACCGGTTACGTGCCGCCGCAGTGGTGTACAATAGAACAAGCCATTGATGCGATTCATCAATCGGGCGGTCAGGCGGTGATGGCACATCCCGGCCGTTACGATCTGACCGCGAAGTGGCTGAAACGTTTGCTGGCGTATTTCGCCGAACACGGCGGCGACGCCATGGAAGTGGCGCAGTGTCAGCAGGCGCCGCATGAGCGCTCGCAATTGGCGAAATACGCCCAGGACTACCGCCTGTTGGCCTCGCAAGGCTCTGATTTTCATCAGCCTTGTTCGTGGATCGAACTGGGCCGCAAACTGTGGCTGCCGGGCGGCGTCGAGCCGGTGTGGCGCGATTGGCCGCAGCCGGGCGAGGCGGTCTGA
- a CDS encoding anthranilate synthase component 1 has product MMNTKPQLTLLKAQASYRGDPTTIFHQLCGARPATLLLESAEINSKQNLQSLLVIDSALRITALGHTVSVQALTANGAALLPLLDEALPPEVRNQARPNGRELTFPAIDAVQDEDARLRSLSVFDALRTLLTLVDSPADEREAVMLGGLFAYDLVAGFEDLPALRQDQRCPDFCFYLAETLLVLDHQRGTARLQASVFSEQASEAQRLQQRLEQLQTELQQTPQPIPHQTLENMQLSCNQSDEEYGAVVSGLQEAIRQGEIFQVVPSRRFSLPCPAPLAAYQTLKDNNPSPYMFFMQDDDFTLFGASPESALKYDAGNRQIEIYPIAGTRPRGRSKDGSLDLDLDSRIELEMRTDHKELAEHLMLVDLARNDLARICQAGSRYVADLTKVDRYSFVMHLVSRVVGTLRADLDVLHAYQACMNMGTLSGAPKVRAMQLIAASEGTRRGSYGGAVGYFTATGDLDTCIVIRSAYVEDGIATVQAGAGVVLDSIPQAEADETRNKARAVLRAIATAHHAKEVF; this is encoded by the coding sequence ATGATGAACACCAAACCACAACTGACATTGCTGAAGGCGCAAGCCAGCTACCGGGGCGACCCCACCACCATTTTCCACCAGTTGTGCGGTGCCCGTCCGGCCACCCTGCTGCTGGAATCGGCGGAAATCAACAGCAAACAGAATCTGCAGAGCCTGCTGGTGATTGACAGCGCGCTGCGCATTACCGCACTGGGTCATACCGTCAGCGTGCAGGCGCTGACCGCCAACGGCGCAGCGCTGCTGCCGCTGCTGGACGAAGCGCTGCCACCCGAGGTGCGCAATCAGGCGCGCCCCAACGGCCGCGAACTGACCTTCCCGGCGATCGACGCGGTGCAGGACGAAGACGCCCGCTTGCGCTCACTGTCGGTGTTCGATGCGCTGCGCACGCTGCTGACCCTGGTGGACTCCCCGGCGGACGAGCGCGAAGCCGTGATGCTGGGCGGCCTGTTTGCCTACGATTTGGTCGCCGGTTTCGAAGACCTGCCGGCGCTGCGCCAGGATCAGCGCTGCCCGGACTTCTGCTTCTATCTGGCGGAAACCCTGCTGGTGCTGGATCACCAACGCGGTACGGCCCGTCTGCAGGCCAGCGTCTTCAGCGAGCAGGCGAGTGAAGCGCAGCGTTTGCAGCAACGTCTGGAACAGCTGCAGACCGAGTTGCAACAAACCCCGCAGCCGATCCCGCATCAAACGCTGGAGAATATGCAGCTGAGCTGCAACCAGAGCGATGAAGAGTACGGCGCGGTGGTCAGCGGGCTGCAAGAAGCGATCCGTCAGGGCGAGATTTTCCAGGTGGTGCCGTCGCGCCGCTTCTCCCTGCCTTGCCCGGCGCCGCTGGCGGCCTACCAGACCTTGAAAGACAACAACCCCAGCCCGTACATGTTCTTCATGCAGGATGATGACTTCACCCTGTTCGGCGCTTCACCGGAGAGCGCGTTGAAATACGACGCGGGCAATCGCCAAATCGAAATCTACCCGATCGCCGGCACTCGCCCGCGCGGTCGGAGTAAGGACGGTTCGCTGGATCTGGATCTCGACAGCCGCATCGAGCTGGAAATGCGCACCGACCACAAAGAGCTGGCCGAGCACCTGATGCTGGTCGATCTGGCGCGCAACGATCTGGCGCGCATCTGCCAGGCCGGCAGCCGCTACGTGGCCGACCTGACCAAGGTGGACCGCTATTCGTTCGTCATGCATCTGGTTTCCCGGGTGGTGGGCACTCTGCGCGCCGATCTCGACGTGCTGCACGCCTACCAGGCCTGCATGAACATGGGCACCCTGAGCGGCGCGCCGAAAGTGCGGGCGATGCAGCTGATCGCCGCCTCCGAAGGCACACGCCGCGGCAGCTACGGCGGCGCGGTGGGCTACTTCACCGCCACCGGCGATCTGGATACCTGCATCGTCATCCGTTCCGCCTACGTTGAAGACGGCATCGCCACCGTGCAGGCCGGCGCCGGCGTGGTGCTGGATTCCATCCCGCAGGCGGAAGCCGACGAAACCCGTAATAAAGCCCGTGCCGTGCTGCGCGCCATCGCCACTGCGCACCATGCCAAGGAGGTGTTCTGA
- the trpCF gene encoding bifunctional indole-3-glycerol-phosphate synthase TrpC/phosphoribosylanthranilate isomerase TrpF, with amino-acid sequence MQETVLHKIVRDKAQWIAARQQQQPLAGFQNDIVPSERSFYHALQGTRTAFILECKKASPSKGLIRENFDPVEIATVYKDFASAISVLTDEKYFQGSFDFLPLVSKTVSQPVLCKDFIIDPYQIYLARYYQADAILLMLSVLTDEQYRQLAAVAHSLNMGVLTEVISEEELQRAIALEARVVGINNRDLRDLSIDLNRTRQLAPRVPHGVTVISESGINNYGQIRELSHYANGFLIGSALMSEADLRAAVRRVILGDNKVCGLTRPQDAAAAYQAGAIYGGLIFVGRSPRYVDITRAREVISGAPLKYVGVFCDAQVDTVALTVERLGLHAVQLHGAEDQAYISALRARLPADCRIWKALSVKDRVPARDLQHVDRYLLDNGAGGTGQRFDWSVLQGEDLTNVMLAGGLRADNCVDAAKLGCAGLDFNSGVESEPGIKDPARLASVFQTLRAY; translated from the coding sequence ATGCAGGAAACCGTGCTACACAAGATTGTCCGCGACAAAGCGCAATGGATCGCGGCGCGACAACAGCAACAGCCCCTAGCCGGCTTTCAGAATGACATCGTACCGAGCGAACGCAGCTTCTACCACGCGCTGCAGGGCACCCGGACGGCTTTCATTCTTGAATGCAAGAAGGCCTCGCCTTCCAAGGGTCTGATTCGCGAGAACTTTGATCCGGTGGAGATCGCCACGGTCTATAAAGACTTCGCCTCGGCAATCTCGGTGCTGACCGACGAGAAATACTTCCAGGGCAGCTTCGATTTCCTGCCGCTGGTCAGTAAAACCGTCAGCCAACCGGTGTTGTGCAAAGACTTTATCATCGACCCGTATCAGATTTACCTGGCACGCTACTATCAGGCCGACGCCATCCTGCTGATGCTATCGGTGTTGACCGACGAGCAGTACCGCCAACTGGCGGCGGTGGCTCATAGCCTGAACATGGGCGTGCTGACCGAAGTGATCAGTGAAGAAGAGCTGCAGCGCGCGATCGCGCTGGAAGCGCGCGTGGTCGGCATCAACAACCGCGATCTGCGCGATCTGAGCATCGATCTGAACCGCACCCGTCAACTGGCGCCGCGCGTGCCGCATGGCGTGACGGTGATCAGCGAGTCGGGCATCAACAACTACGGGCAGATCCGCGAGCTGAGCCATTACGCCAACGGTTTCCTGATCGGCAGCGCGCTGATGTCGGAAGCCGATCTGCGCGCCGCCGTGCGCCGCGTGATCCTGGGCGACAACAAAGTGTGCGGCCTGACCCGTCCGCAGGACGCCGCCGCCGCCTATCAGGCCGGCGCCATCTACGGCGGGCTGATTTTCGTTGGGCGTTCACCGCGCTATGTGGACATCACCCGCGCCCGCGAAGTGATCTCCGGCGCGCCGCTGAAGTACGTCGGCGTGTTCTGCGACGCCCAGGTCGATACCGTGGCGTTGACCGTTGAGCGCCTCGGGCTGCATGCGGTGCAATTGCACGGCGCGGAAGACCAGGCCTATATCAGCGCCCTGCGCGCCCGCCTGCCGGCCGATTGCCGCATCTGGAAAGCGCTGAGCGTGAAAGATCGGGTGCCGGCGCGCGATCTGCAGCATGTCGATCGCTATCTGCTGGACAACGGCGCCGGCGGCACCGGCCAACGCTTCGACTGGTCGGTATTGCAAGGCGAAGATCTGACTAACGTGATGCTGGCGGGCGGCCTGCGCGCCGACAACTGCGTCGATGCGGCCAAGCTCGGCTGCGCCGGGCTGGACTTCAACTCCGGCGTGGAAAGCGAACCGGGCATCAAAGATCCCGCGCGCCTGGCCTCGGTCTTCCAGACCCTGCGCGCCTACTGA